The Arabidopsis thaliana chromosome 5, partial sequence genomic interval tagaaactatatattaaaagcaAAATGTAATAATTAATGATAGTGAAATAATAGTTTCAATAGTGCGGTTAATTAGCTCTCATAGTTAGAACTTATAAAGATACATCTCGAAGTGTGTTGGTCCAATCCTACAAAGGCAATAACCACTCGATGGATATATAAAGTCATCACAACTTATTAGACCCTTGAACACTAAGTAATGCTACCGggtacaaaagaaaacactcaCATATGAATAATGAGGAGATCTAAATACGTCATACTCAAGGCAAGATATTTGTATCACATGTATATAGCAATTAACGATTCATCCATGAGAATATTTACATTACAAGCCAACATATACATAACTTCAACACAAACATGTCATTGATGAGTAGATTTTATTAAGAAAGGTGTGGTTATTGTAGAAGCATTTATTTGGAGAGTAGATAGGACCATTGATGAAAACAATATGAATTGAATAATTGGTTTTTATCTGATTAAATTGGAAAACAGTGTATGACTAAACGAGCCACGACCCATGCATTCCTACATGTGCTCCACATACCTCCGAGCATTGCTTTCCTTAGTATATACACACTGATAGACCCCATGGTCGGTCCATTCTTTTGCATTAATATCTTTCATGTGATATTCATATACTCGCTCCCCTCATCAGAATTTACATCTCTTCGTTAAAGGttaaacaagaagacataattacattttcttccgtccattaaagaaaaatgagagattttttttttaaaaaattgaaggtCTTTAAAGTATTGAGAACCGTGACCTATTTATAAGGTTTAAAACCAACAACCAAATTTCTCATTTGTTGGGTTGTGAAAGATAATTTGGCGAATATCATACAAATGCGATTAATTACGGTTTAAACATCTCCATTAAGGTATTGACAGTATCAAaataaggagaagaaaatggaacaaACAATTTTGTCCAGAGGTGTATAAACTTGGAGTATCATATTCTTATAGCAGATGAAATAAAATACTAGTtagtttatttgtttggaaaacaaaataggtAATGtgaatatagattttaaaagtaattttgatACTACAGCCCTTTAATTagattgaaaataataataataataaagaaaggACCAATCAtatgtttgacaaaaaaaagggcCAATCATATAATTCTGTTACCATGGATCTAAATGAGAGGAGACTCTTgctttttcacaaaaaaaaagaaaaagagagagagagcagcAACCCCAGCAGCATCGAAGATCGTCGATCGTCGATCGGTTGCTCTCTTTCATTAATCAGATCTAATTGATacccaagcttcttcatcggAGGCCGTGTAAgctagcttcttcttcttcatcttttcgTACACttatttgattgttgtttatgTATCGATTCTATGGAATAAGAGCTTTTAGCACATATTAATTTGTCCCCAGTCTCGTCGTATATGCAGACCTATTTAGCGCTTATGGTTTGATTTAGATCTGTTTAATTTAGCGTTTCAACCTAAAATTGTTGACAACTCAAAATCGGAATCCCCCAAAAAGTGTCTGTTGACTTATGAATATGGCCATCTCCAAATCGGTTTTTGATCCATCAtcattaaatttggtaatatATAGATCTCACGAGGAAACATGGGCGGTAGATTTGGAGTCCTCCTAGTCCTCTTCCTCTTGAGCTGGTCTTGTCATGCTACAAACCCGATTCTTCTCGAACCATTCGGTAAGAACATTTTTGAAGGCATCTAGAGTCTCTCTTGCACCTGTTTCtaattcaaatttgttaaaatctGTTCACTGGATTATTTGAATACGTTACGTTTTCAGAAAGCATTCAATCTGATATAGACATCCtgatgtatgtttttttttttaattgggtTTAAGAAGTTTGCTCcatataatatttgtgttgatcTCCTATGTATGATTGTTTCGTTTGCAGAATCAGCTCATGATGACAACCAAGTCTGTGAACTATGTGACAAGTATGTCACGCTAGTCATTGATTACCTTCAAGACTACGACAACCAGAATGAACTCGTTGAGGCCCTTCATATCAGCTGCTCTCAGATTCCTCCTCTCAAAAAACAGGTCTTCATTGAGTCCTTGgttgtttttgctttctctaTTCCTTTTCTCAGACGTGGTTATATGTTAACTATGCCCAACTCATGTGTTTGTTGCAGTGTCTTTCAATGGTAGATCATTACACCCAACTTTTCTTCACACAAGTCTCTACTATCAAATCAGACCAAATCTGCAAACGGCTTAACCTCTGTCAAGCTGTGACACCGGCCTTTGCCTCTCAAGTCCATCAAGGAAACTGCGAGGCTTGCCGCGAGACTGTCTCTGAGGTTGTCACCAAACTCAAGGATCCTGAGACTAAGGTTTGCTCAACCTTCATTCCTTCTATTATCACATACCTATTCTGTGTCGCAAACCTTAGGCTTAGCACTAAGAATTATATCAGTTAGAGATATTTATTATTGCTGCTGAAGATTGACTTTTGCCTTGTGAATGTTGCAGCTGAAGATAATTCGGTTACTTCTCAAGGAATGCAAGTCGCTTAACAATTACCAGGACAAGGTAGCTAACTAATAAAGAATGCCCGCAAAGCTCTCTCTATTTAAGCTGAGTTTTGTGATACTTTTATGGATCATCATCAGATAATAACaatgtgtttgtttatgatgGTGAATAGTGCAAGAAGATGGTATTCGAGTACGGGCCTCTGATGCTTACGGATTTGCAGAAGTTTCTGGAGAAGAAAGACGTGTGCACTATCCTCCACGTCTGTCCAGGTCCAGCCACCCACCGTGACTACGTTCCTGCGGTGGAGTCATTGGCAGATTCGTAAATTCGGCCACCTTGGTTTTGTCGTCATTCACACTAATACCATGCCATGATCGTGATGCTAATTTAATTTGGTAACCCGGTGGTCATGTAAATACtgattgatatattaaaaacataactaCACGATTGATGATTCTTGTGTGATTTGAAAAGAACGCTGTCTAAAGGCCCATTGTCCATCGATGGGCCTTTTTGCTAATTTCTACATTGCCCATGTTGTGTAGTCTGATTTTCGCTAAAACGTTACGTTGATGCGTGTACTCAATCACTCGCCCACCATTTTCTTCTGTGAAACAGTTGGCAAAAGTTAGGGGCCGCCAAGCTGGTTTAAACTGACCCACAAGCGAATAAATGTCAGACACGTGTAAAGGACAAAGAGAGCAAGTGTCACCGTATCTATAAAAGCTAACATTAGAGGATATTCTTGCTTACGTGTGACATCGTCACTGGTACATATCATCTAAAGGAATCTTTGATCAACACTACTCtggaaaacaaattgtatACTATTTATAAATCTGTTGACTGTATGTATATTCAGAATTATGTGATTGATTGACTAAAAGCGACTGATTTTTAACCTTTTATAATACAAACAGAACAGTGTACATATCCAATGTAGTGAAACAAATCCTTTTATTgggaaataaaattaattttgtaaatgaaaatttcGTTAAAACAAACCTTAATGCTTATCGTATATTTATTTAGCttgaaaactaaagaaaagatgtaaaaaaaaaagaactaagtttggttagtgtgtGTAATGACGAtgaaagatgatgagaagTGATAACTTATTTTAAGGGctaagaacaacaacaaagttgattattagaagaaagaaataattaaaaagcaaATTGCAAACAGCgaaaagagagatgatgacaaaaaatgGTTAGTAACGGCCAAAAGGTAAACAGGTTGGCTGCTCTTTGTTTCCattaaaattagtaaaaattcCGAGAATGGCATTTTCGCAATTCATAGATATCATCAACTTGTGTGTTTGTTGGCCGATTATAATATAAAGGAAGggaaactcttcttctctttcttctcattttctctcaattCCTCGCAGCTGAAGCTATTTGGCATATACTTGTCTTCGCTTTTCGTAGCTCTTTCGCGCATAATAATAACTGAGGTAATTGTTCGATTCTGGTTCGCAGCGGATTTTGTCGATGCTATTGAGGAATCTAGATTTCTGTGATGGATAGATATAAGACATATCTTATGTCTCTGTTCCGATTCGATCTGTTTGTTTCGTTCCTAGTTCGATCTACTTAGATTTCGTCCCATGTTTATAGCTCTCAATCGCTTTGAATCTTGTCTTTAGTGTTCGATTTTCTGGTGTTTAATTAGGAGCAAACTAGATAGGCCTTCTTTGTTGATCCTGTCATTAATGGTTTGCTCTCTATGTTTCAGGTTGTTGTTTAATCAAGAAGAGTGTGCAAAAATTGGAAGGCCAGGGAATGCAGAAACATGTATTTGAAAGCTGAACTCAATTGCTCTACACCACCCTCTCAGATCCTTTGTCCCTTTGGGCCCTTGTTCTCCCTCATCCCTTATGTGGACACCCATTTTCTAAACCCCTGCTTCCACACCTTCCAGCCTTCCTCTCACAATGCTAGAAAAAACGCCACTTGGAAGCATGATCTTTGCGAAGACGGTTGATCCGACACTAACAGCCTCCTCCTGAGTTCCTCCTCTACCCTTTATGTTGTCTGCGTTTTAGTATATTCTAGGGTGGTCTTTTTATTTAGTGGTATTAGTAGTGCTCTAAGCTAACCAGTTAGTcaatggagaagaaaggaTCTGTGTTGATGCTCCGTTATGAGGTTGGGAAGTTTCTCGGTCAAGGTACCTTTGCTAAGGTATACCATGCTAGGCATTTGAAAACTGGTGATAGTGTAGCGATTAAGGTCATCGACAAAGAAAGAATCCTCAAAGTTGGCATGACCGAGCAGATTAAGCGAGAGATCTCTGCCATGAGACTCTTGAGGCATCCCAACATCGTTGAGCTCCATGAAGTCATGGCCaccaaatctaaaatctaCTTCGTCATGGAACATGTTAAGGGTGGTGAGCTCTTCAACAAAGTGTCAACTGGGAAGCTGAGAGAAGACGTTGCGAGAAAGTACTTTCAGCAGCTTGTACGCGCTGTTGACTTCTGTCACAGCCGTGGAGTATGCCACAGGGACCTGAAGCCGGAGAATCTCTTGTTGGATGAGCATGGGAATCTTAAGATCTCTGATTTTGGTCTCAGCGCTCTTTCTGACTCTAGAAGGCAAGACGGGTTGCTGCATACTACATGCGGGACCCCTGCATATGTTGCACCGGAGGTGATAAGCAGGAACGGGTATGATGGGTTTAAAGCGGATGTGTGGTCCTGTGGAGTGATATTGTTCGTCTTGCTCGCTGGATATCTTCCTTTCCGTGATTCCAATCTGATGGAGCTGTATAAGAAGATAGGCAAAGCTGAAGTCAAGTTCCCCAACTGGCTTGCTCCGGGGGCAAAGAGATTGCTCAAGAGGATCTTGGATCCTAACCCCAACACAAGGGTATCAACTGAGAAAATAATGAAGAGCTCTTGGTTCCGTAAAGGCCTACAAGAGGAGGTGAAAGAATCAGTTGAGGAAGAGACAGAAGTGGACGCAGAGGCAGAGGGAAACGCAAGTGcagagaaggaaaagaagcGGTGTATCAACCTGAACGCGTTTGAGATCATATCTCTGTCCACGGGGTTTGATCTCTCGGGACTGTTCGAGAAGGgagaggagaaggaggagatgAGGTTTACATCAAACAGAGAGGCATCTGAGATAACAGAGAAGCTGGTGGAGATTGGGAAGGACCTTAAGATGAaagtgaggaagaaggaaCACGAATGGAGGGTGAAAATGTCGGCTGAGGCTACAGTGGTGGAAGCGGAAGTGTTTGAGATTGCGCCGAGCTATCACATGGTGGTGCTAAAGAAGAGCGGTGGAGATACTGCTGAGTATAAGAGAGTCATGAAGGAGAGTATAAGACCGGCTTTGATCGACTTTGTATTAGCTTGGCACTGAAACATATTCTATCCTTTTtatgtgtcttcttcttttagaatgtttttcttgttttgttttgccaaTGTGTTTAGTTTATGTATTTTCTCTTGAGTCTCATCTTAAGACGTGTTTCGTATTTTTCTAGGTGTCAGtgtaacaataataatatgtgAGGACCAATTATATAGTTTGAGACAAAATAAGTAGATTTCTTTAtcagataaaataaaataaattgagcCTTAATGAAATAAGCCAATAGACCGACAACGGTTTTAGGAAGCATTATACTACTATTTTGTAGTTATTTCGTATTATTGTAGTCTTTTGGATGATCTTTTTGTGTATTaacaaagtcaaaacaaatttataatttaactTACGTTACAGAATTTGTTAATggtgtgttttcttcttctatttttttggtaagaaatggtgttaaaaaaatgagaaaaagaatcCAATGGTAAGATTAGTGTTCATACATGTATTGGAAAATGACAAAGTGTCTTTATTGGTTGGATGATTGTGATTGGGCCAATTCGAGAAGACGACTAAAATGGACAAGCTCATTGAATTCACGGCCTCCAGTGGACCACGTTGGCCCATAATCGGATATACACCATACATTTATCAGTTGGTCAAATCAAAACCTTTTATCATAGAGTGCAGAGTATATTTTTCTAAGGGTTTTGCTTAAT includes:
- the CIPK15 gene encoding CBL-interacting protein kinase 15 (CBL-interacting protein kinase 15 (CIPK15); CONTAINS InterPro DOMAIN/s: Protein kinase, ATP binding site (InterPro:IPR017441), Serine/threonine-protein kinase domain (InterPro:IPR002290), Serine/threonine-protein kinase-like domain (InterPro:IPR017442), Serine/threonine-protein kinase, active site (InterPro:IPR008271), Protein kinase-like domain (InterPro:IPR011009), NAF domain (InterPro:IPR004041), CBL-interacting protein kinase (InterPro:IPR020660), Protein kinase, catalytic domain (InterPro:IPR000719), Tyrosine-protein kinase, catalytic domain (InterPro:IPR020635), Calcium/calmodulin-dependent protein kinase-like (InterPro:IPR020636); BEST Arabidopsis thaliana protein match is: CBL-interacting protein kinase 20 (TAIR:AT5G45820.1).); translation: MEKKGSVLMLRYEVGKFLGQGTFAKVYHARHLKTGDSVAIKVIDKERILKVGMTEQIKREISAMRLLRHPNIVELHEVMATKSKIYFVMEHVKGGELFNKVSTGKLREDVARKYFQQLVRAVDFCHSRGVCHRDLKPENLLLDEHGNLKISDFGLSALSDSRRQDGLLHTTCGTPAYVAPEVISRNGYDGFKADVWSCGVILFVLLAGYLPFRDSNLMELYKKIGKAEVKFPNWLAPGAKRLLKRILDPNPNTRVSTEKIMKSSWFRKGLQEEVKESVEEETEEEMRFTSNREASEITEKLVEIGKDLKMKVRKKEHEWRVKMSAEATVVEAEVFEIAPSYHMVVLKKSGGDTAEYKRVMKESIRPALIDFVLAWH
- a CDS encoding saposin B domain-containing protein (saposin B domain-containing protein; FUNCTIONS IN: molecular_function unknown; INVOLVED IN: N-terminal protein myristoylation, lipid metabolic process; LOCATED IN: endomembrane system; EXPRESSED IN: 23 plant structures; EXPRESSED DURING: 15 growth stages; CONTAINS InterPro DOMAIN/s: Saposin B (InterPro:IPR008139), Saposin-like (InterPro:IPR011001), Saposin-like type B, 1 (InterPro:IPR007856), Saposin-like type B, 2 (InterPro:IPR008138); BEST Arabidopsis thaliana protein match is: saposin B domain-containing protein (TAIR:AT3G51730.1); Has 1807 Blast hits to 1807 proteins in 277 species: Archae - 0; Bacteria - 0; Metazoa - 736; Fungi - 347; Plants - 385; Viruses - 0; Other Eukaryotes - 339 (source: NCBI BLink).); this translates as MGGRFGVLLVLFLLSWSCHATNPILLEPFESAHDDNQVCELCDKYVTLVIDYLQDYDNQNELVEALHISCSQIPPLKKQCLSMVDHYTQLFFTQVSTIKSDQICKRLNLCQAVTPAFASQVHQGNCEACRETVSEVVTKLKDPETKLKIIRLLLKECKSLNNYQDKCKKMVFEYGPLMLTDLQKFLEKKDVCTILHVCPGPATHRDYVPAVESLADS
- the CIPK15 gene encoding CBL-interacting protein kinase 15 (CBL-interacting protein kinase 15 (CIPK15); CONTAINS InterPro DOMAIN/s: Protein kinase, ATP binding site (InterPro:IPR017441), Serine/threonine-protein kinase domain (InterPro:IPR002290), NAF/FISL domain (InterPro:IPR018451), Serine/threonine-protein kinase-like domain (InterPro:IPR017442), Protein kinase-like domain (InterPro:IPR011009), Serine/threonine-protein kinase, active site (InterPro:IPR008271), NAF domain (InterPro:IPR004041), CBL-interacting protein kinase (InterPro:IPR020660), Protein kinase, catalytic domain (InterPro:IPR000719), Calcium/calmodulin-dependent protein kinase-like (InterPro:IPR020636); BEST Arabidopsis thaliana protein match is: SOS3-interacting protein 1 (TAIR:AT5G58380.1); Has 1807 Blast hits to 1807 proteins in 277 species: Archae - 0; Bacteria - 0; Metazoa - 736; Fungi - 347; Plants - 385; Viruses - 0; Other Eukaryotes - 339 (source: NCBI BLink).), encoding MEKKGSVLMLRYEVGKFLGQGTFAKVYHARHLKTGDSVAIKVIDKERILKVGMTEQIKREISAMRLLRHPNIVELHEVMATKSKIYFVMEHVKGGELFNKVSTGKLREDVARKYFQQLVRAVDFCHSRGVCHRDLKPENLLLDEHGNLKISDFGLSALSDSRRQDGLLHTTCGTPAYVAPEVISRNGYDGFKADVWSCGVILFVLLAGYLPFRDSNLMELYKKIGKAEVKFPNWLAPGAKRLLKRILDPNPNTRVSTEKIMKSSWFRKGLQEEVKESVEEETEVDAEAEGNASAEKEKKRCINLNAFEIISLSTGFDLSGLFEKGEEKEEMRFTSNREASEITEKLVEIGKDLKMKVRKKEHEWRVKMSAEATVVEAEVFEIAPSYHMVVLKKSGGDTAEYKRVMKESIRPALIDFVLAWH